In the Hordeum vulgare subsp. vulgare chromosome 7H, MorexV3_pseudomolecules_assembly, whole genome shotgun sequence genome, one interval contains:
- the LOC123412119 gene encoding uncharacterized protein LOC123412119, translating into MEKGKSVVAELAASFSGVQVTPRRKPASTPPAANLYSPMKKARPRKLVSLCIGVLGQHLEDIINDISEFTELFPPHIKLAILSIARRRRLLNDDVLVSLVDSSWKILDISGSEVTDVGLATVAHTCSNLWAVDISRCEKITVAAVSEIICHCPSLEILRCGGCPRSEFTARGCVNLLKPKLNTLEEDSWEELEAVDFGSGAQSLRWLVWPKIGENSKEILAAECPRVIVNPKPSLLDLGGSKTPSEALASVPLDHSVVQDIDPKTWAVSAAPRRAVAAPPRPNAPPEIPIAERFRLAYVERDARLAPKRARRERQHRRRAERDYLMNDIDAKSVALASKYLSKG; encoded by the exons ATTCTCCCATGAAGAAGGCCAGGCCTCGGAAATTGGTCAGTCTGTGCATTGGCGTCCTTGGTCAGCATCTTGAAGATATTATCAATGATATTTCTGAATTTACTGAGTTATTTCCACCCCACATAAAG TTGGCAATTCTGTCTATCGCAAGGAGGAGGAGATTACTGAATGACGATGTTCTGGTTTCTCTTGTTGATAGCTCCTGGAAGATCCTAGATATATCTGGGTCTGAGGTTACTGACGTTGGCCTGGCTACTGTGGCACATACTTGTAGTAACTTATGGGCAGTTGATATTAG TCGCTGTGAAAAAATAACTGTTGCTGCCGTTTCAGAAATTATATGCCACTGCCCATCCCTGGAGATATTAAGATGCGG AGGTTGTCCAAGAAGCGAATTCACTGCCCGTGGGTGTGTCAATCTCCTGAAACCCAAACTGAATACCCTTGAAGAGGACTCATGGGAGGAGCTCGAAGCAGTTGATTTCGGCAGTGGCGCGCAATCTTTAAGATGGCTAGTTTGG CCCAAGATAGGTGAGAACTCAAAGGAAATTCTCGCCGCAGAGTGTCCTCGTGTTATCGTCAACCCGAAGCCATCACTCCTTGACCTCGGTGGATCCAAGACCCCAAGTGAAGCATTGGCAAGCGTACCACTGGATCATTCAGTGGTACAAGACATTGATCCAAAAACATGGGCAGTTTCTGCCGCTCCTCGAAGAGCCGTTGCTGCTCCACCTCGTCCAAATGCTCCTCCTGAAATACCGATCGCGGAGAGGTTCAGGCTAGCGTATGTGGAAAGGGACGCAAGGCTGGCACCAAAGAGGGCCAGGAGGGAGAGGCAGCACCGACGCCGTGCAGAAAGGGATTACTTGATGAATGATATCGACGCCAAGTCTGTCGCCCTTGCGAGTAAATACCTAAGCAAGGGCTAG
- the LOC123412120 gene encoding uncharacterized protein LOC123412120: MAHPAADRRLRSSPSSRCDHEHHGRFLRPGALARLRDSKIVARSLRSAASARLLPPSSPSPAPPSPAPAAGAVPHFFFGGARGGMRYPLRKKLAAARGVVFLPPPPMSPGALEAFLGAFAAAPSELLAAH; this comes from the coding sequence ATGGCGCACCCGGCAGCGGACCGCCGCCTGCGCTCCTCCCCCTCGTCGCGCTGCGACCACGAGCACCACGGCCGCTTCCTCCGCCCCGGCGCGCTCGCCAGGCTCCGCGACTCCAAGATCGTCGCGCGCTCCCTCCGCTCCGCGGCCTCCGCGCGCCTCCTCCCGCCCTCCTCCCCCTCGCCCGCTCCCCCGTCGCCCGCGCCGGCGGCGGGCGCCGTACCCCACTTCTTCTTCGGTGGGGCGCGGGGCGGCATGCGGTACCCGCTCCGGAAGAAGCTCGCCGCCGCCCGCGGCGTCGTTTTCCTGCCCCCGCCTCCAATGTCCCCGGGCGCCCTGGAGGCCTTCCTCGGCGcgttcgccgccgcgccgtccgagCTCCTCGCCGCCCACTGA